One segment of Cololabis saira isolate AMF1-May2022 chromosome 9, fColSai1.1, whole genome shotgun sequence DNA contains the following:
- the LOC133451186 gene encoding nucleus accumbens-associated protein 2, with the protein MSEGLLQVEIPDFGSSVLGSLNEQRLLGQYCDVSILVQGQAFKAHRAVLAASSLYFRDLFSSAADPSSSASSPSPSQMVFELPSSVTPTCFQQILSFCYTGRLSMAASEQLVLMYTAGYLQIQNIVERGMELMMMKAASSPLCCDSQTTSADELGGYDGPTVQQQHGGPQLQERGLDQPSLSPAELLLTVSRIKQERADTPPTEENDEGGGGGDGARMDVVGELQASRTSALCYLSAAGGVVPGLQSYLLAGGGRSSPGGSSLPTDSPPSHPPTEEELEEDYYSNAVHPGVYQHIYGHPGNPYIQEKLEMLPLPLANERRPCVLVGRDNMALPASLISQIGYRCHPSLYTEGDPGEKVELVAGSGVFMTRGQLMNCHLCAGVKHKVLLRRLLATFFDRNTLANSCGTGIRSSTNDPTRKPLDNRVLNTVKLYCQNFAPNFKESEMNVIAADMCTNARRVRKRWLPKIQSLLPDGLAASASPHPRKSKRGGGGGGAGGEPVPPSGVSTFELDLRQLGASYLSLEAPAYADRREREAPGEKEKEAPAALLPHLQFAGSRGGGGGGGGGRGPMEERLMGGEADGEAGLQTEPPPELPLSLSTSSSSSASSSHPSPQPAEPAPAHRGLAEADERGPEPLEDSQ; encoded by the exons ATGTCCGAGGGGCTGCTGCAGGTGGAGATCCCAGACTTCGGCAGCAGCGTGTTGGGCAGCCTGAACGAGCAGCGGCTGCTGGGTCAGTACTGCGACGTGTCCATCCTGGTGCAGGGTCAGGCCTTCAAAGCACACCGGGCCGTCCTGGCCGCCTCCTCGCTCTACTTTAGAGACCTGTTCAGCTCTGCGGCCGACCCCTCCTCCTCGGCCTCCTCGCCGTCGCCCTCCCAGATGGTGTTTGAGCTGCCGTCTTCGGTGACGCCGACATGCTTCCAGCAGATTCTGTCCTTCTGCTACACTGGCCGCCTCAGCATGGCCGCCAGCGAGCAGCTGGTGCTAATGTACACCGCCGGATACCTGCAGATCCAGAACATCGTGGAGCGAGGCATGgaactgatgatgatgaaggctGCGTCCTCCCCGCTCTGCTGCGACTCTCAG ACAACGTCAGCAGATGAGCTCGGGGGCTACGACGGCCCTACGGTccagcagcagcacggcggCCCCCAGCTGCAGGAGAGAGGTCTGGACCAGCCGTCCCTGAGCCCAGCGGAGCTGCTGCTCACGGTCAGCAGGATCAAGCAGGAGAGAGCCGATACTCCCCCCACGGAGGAGAACGacgaaggaggaggaggaggagatggagcCAG AATGGACGTGGTGGGGGAGCTGCAGGCCTCCAGGACCAGCGCTCTCTGCTACCTGAGTGCAGCCGGAGGTGTGGTTCCGGGTCTGCAGTCATACCTGCTGGCAGGCGGGGGCCGCTCCAGTCCCGGGGGGTCCAGTCTTCCCACGGACTCACCTCCCTCTCACCCCCCCAcagaggaggagctggaggaggactACTACAGCAACGCCGTCCACCCGGGGGTCTACCAGCACATCTATGGTCACCCTGGAAACCCCTACA TCCAGGAGAAGCTTGAGATGTTGCCCCTCCCACTGGCGAACGAGCGCCGGCCCTGCGTTCTGGTTGGCCGGGACAACATGGCCCTGCCCGCCAGCCTGATCAGTCAGATCGGCTACCGCTGCCATCCGTCGCTCTACACGGAGGGAGACCCCGGGGAGAAGGTGGAGCTGGTGGCAG gttcaggtgtgttcatgaCGCGCGGACAGCTGATGAACTGTCACCTGTGTGCCGGAGTCAAGCACAAGGTGCTGCTCAGGAGGCTGCTGGCCACCTTCTTCGACAG AAACACTCTGGCCAATAGCTGCGGGACGGGGATCCGATCATCCACCAACGATCCAACCCGGAAGCCCCTGGACAACCGAGTGTTAAACACCGTCAAAT TGTACTGTCAGAACTTCGCTCCGAACTTTAAGGAAAGCGAGATGAACGTCATTGCGGCCGACATGTGCACGAACGCCCGCAGAGTTCGTAAACGTTGGCTCCCAAAGATCCAGTCACTTCTCCCCGACGGCCTGGCCGCCTCGGCCTCCCCCCACCCCCGCAAGAGCAAAAGAGGAGGtggcggaggaggagcgggCGGAGAGCCGGTGCCGCCGTCTGGCGTCAGCACCTTTGAGCTGGACCTGCGGCAGCTCGGTGCCTCCTACCTCAGCCTGGAGGCTCCGGCCTACGCCGACCGACGGGAGCGGGAGGCTCCgggggagaaggagaaggaggccCCGGCCGCCCTCCTGCCTCACCTGCAGTTTGCGGGGTCTcgcgggggaggaggaggaggaggaggaggtagaGGGCCGATGgaggagaggctgatgggaggGGAGGCAGACGGGGAGGCGGGACTACAGACTGAACCTCCCCCAGAACTCCCCCTCTCCCTGTCcacctcttcatcctcctccgcctcctcctcgcacccctccccccagccggcAGAGCCCGCCCCCGCTCACAGGGGACTGGCTGAAGCAGACGAGAGGGGGCCGGAGCCTCTGGAAGACAGCCAATAA